One segment of Thermoanaerobacter kivui DNA contains the following:
- the carB gene encoding carbamoyl-phosphate synthase (glutamine-hydrolyzing) large subunit has product MPKYKDISKVLVIGSGPIIIGQAAEFDYSGTQACKSLKEEGVQVVLVNNNPATIMTDTDIADIVYIENPTAPVVEKIIAKERPDGILATLGGQTGLNLAVKLEEEGILDKYNVKLLGTSFESIKTAEDRELFKRKMQEIEEPVAESITVTNVEDALKFAKNYGYPLIIRPAYTLGGTGGGIANNDEELISIVDLGLKKSMVGEVLVEKSLYGWKEIEFEVMRDADDNCITICSMENFDPVGVHTGDSIVVAPVQTLSDYEYQMLRSASIKIIKALKIEGGCNIQFALDPQSHKYYVIEVNPRVSRSSALASKATGYPIAKVAAKIAIGLRLDEIKNPVTGKTTAFFEPALDYVVTKIPRWPFDKFYTTDRKIGTQMKATGEVMAIERSFEASLLKAVRSLEIKAYGLRLNNIKGMKTEEILKGISVPNDMRLFYIAEALRCDIDIDYINDVTKIDKWFLNKLLNIINMEREIEKNELREEILKKAKRMGFSDREIATIKGIKEEDVRALRKEYSIYPSYKMVDTCAAEFESVTQYIYSTYGEEDEVEIHDIPKVIVIGSGPIRIGQGIEFDYCSVKALWALRDAGIKSIIINNNPETVSTDFDTGDRLYFEPITLEDVLNIYEKEKPLGVMVMFGGQTAINLTEGLVKNGVKILGTSYESIDISEDREKFSKLLKELNINQPKGDYALTVGDAKDIALKLGFPLLVRPSYVIGGQSMEKVNTLQELIDYVKHATEISPGKPILIDKYIDGREVEIDAVSDGECVLIPGIMEHIERAGVHSGDSFSIYPARNLSEREINTIIEYTERISKALNVKGLINIQFAVKEGTVYVLEVNPRASRTVPIMSKATGVPLVKLAVEIALGKKLKELGYKGGLWPKAPYTVVKAPVFSMEKLTDTEVSLGPEMKSTGEIMGIDLSYEGALYKALEGAGLKIPKKGKILLSIAERDFQEAVSLVEKLQSLGYEIYATYRTGKYLSLMGIHVNIMVLDNAIKLLKDGYFDTVVNTPTKGKKPDNIGFKLRRTAVEYRIPLFTSIDTIKAALNAVAKVNVSGLSILSINEYEEIQKDNVKNLVL; this is encoded by the coding sequence TTGCCGAAGTATAAGGATATTAGTAAGGTTCTGGTAATAGGCTCAGGCCCTATTATAATAGGGCAAGCAGCAGAGTTTGATTATTCAGGAACCCAAGCCTGTAAATCCTTAAAAGAAGAAGGCGTACAAGTTGTTCTGGTAAACAACAATCCAGCTACCATAATGACTGACACTGATATAGCAGATATTGTTTATATTGAAAATCCTACTGCTCCCGTAGTTGAAAAAATAATAGCAAAAGAAAGGCCGGATGGAATTCTTGCTACCTTGGGAGGACAGACAGGGCTCAATCTTGCTGTCAAACTCGAAGAAGAGGGAATTTTAGACAAATACAATGTAAAACTTTTGGGAACTTCTTTTGAGTCAATAAAAACTGCAGAAGACAGAGAACTTTTTAAAAGAAAAATGCAGGAAATAGAGGAGCCAGTTGCTGAAAGTATCACAGTCACAAATGTAGAGGATGCCTTAAAATTTGCTAAAAATTACGGTTATCCTTTGATAATAAGGCCTGCATATACACTCGGAGGTACAGGCGGTGGTATAGCCAACAATGATGAGGAACTTATATCGATTGTAGATTTAGGCCTTAAAAAAAGCATGGTTGGAGAAGTGCTTGTTGAAAAATCTCTGTACGGATGGAAAGAAATAGAGTTTGAGGTAATGAGAGATGCTGATGATAATTGTATTACCATCTGTAGCATGGAAAATTTTGATCCAGTAGGAGTTCACACAGGAGATAGTATAGTCGTAGCGCCAGTGCAGACTTTGTCAGATTACGAATATCAAATGTTAAGAAGTGCAAGCATTAAAATAATCAAGGCTTTAAAAATTGAGGGAGGATGTAATATCCAATTTGCTTTAGATCCCCAAAGCCACAAATACTATGTTATAGAAGTAAACCCAAGGGTTAGTCGTTCAAGCGCACTGGCATCAAAAGCGACAGGTTATCCTATTGCAAAGGTTGCTGCAAAAATTGCAATAGGGCTTAGACTTGATGAAATAAAAAATCCTGTAACAGGTAAAACAACTGCATTTTTTGAACCTGCACTGGATTATGTTGTGACAAAAATACCGAGATGGCCTTTTGACAAATTTTATACTACTGATAGAAAAATAGGTACACAGATGAAGGCGACAGGAGAAGTAATGGCAATTGAAAGGTCTTTTGAAGCCTCCCTTTTGAAGGCCGTAAGGTCATTAGAGATAAAAGCTTACGGCCTTCGATTAAACAATATAAAAGGCATGAAAACAGAAGAAATACTAAAAGGCATATCAGTTCCTAATGACATGAGGCTATTTTATATAGCAGAAGCTCTTCGCTGCGATATAGACATTGATTATATTAATGACGTTACAAAAATAGACAAATGGTTTTTAAATAAGCTTTTAAATATTATAAATATGGAGAGGGAAATAGAGAAAAATGAGTTAAGGGAAGAGATTCTTAAAAAAGCAAAGAGAATGGGATTTTCAGACAGAGAAATTGCAACAATAAAGGGAATTAAAGAAGAAGATGTGAGAGCATTAAGAAAAGAATATAGCATATATCCTTCCTATAAAATGGTAGATACCTGTGCAGCAGAGTTTGAATCCGTCACACAATATATATATTCCACTTATGGTGAAGAAGATGAAGTTGAAATCCATGATATACCAAAAGTAATTGTAATAGGCTCTGGACCCATAAGAATTGGTCAGGGAATTGAGTTTGATTACTGTTCTGTTAAAGCCTTGTGGGCTTTAAGAGATGCAGGAATCAAATCCATCATAATAAACAACAATCCTGAAACTGTCAGTACAGATTTTGATACAGGTGACAGGCTGTACTTTGAGCCTATTACATTGGAGGATGTTTTAAACATATACGAGAAAGAAAAACCCCTCGGTGTAATGGTAATGTTTGGCGGCCAGACAGCAATAAATCTTACAGAAGGGTTAGTCAAAAACGGAGTAAAAATATTAGGCACTTCCTATGAAAGCATTGATATAAGTGAAGACAGGGAAAAGTTCTCAAAACTTTTAAAAGAGCTAAACATCAATCAACCTAAAGGCGATTATGCCTTGACAGTAGGAGATGCAAAAGATATTGCGCTAAAACTTGGTTTTCCACTTCTTGTAAGGCCCTCGTATGTTATAGGTGGTCAATCTATGGAAAAAGTTAACACACTTCAAGAACTGATTGACTATGTAAAACATGCGACAGAAATATCTCCAGGCAAACCTATTTTAATAGATAAATATATAGATGGAAGAGAAGTAGAAATTGATGCGGTGTCAGATGGTGAGTGTGTGCTAATACCCGGAATAATGGAGCATATAGAAAGAGCTGGAGTACATTCAGGAGACAGTTTCTCAATATATCCTGCAAGAAATTTGTCTGAACGGGAGATAAACACTATTATCGAATACACAGAGAGGATTTCAAAAGCTTTAAATGTAAAAGGACTTATAAATATTCAATTTGCAGTAAAAGAAGGCACTGTATACGTGTTAGAAGTAAATCCCAGAGCTTCACGTACTGTACCTATTATGAGCAAAGCGACAGGTGTACCTCTGGTGAAACTGGCAGTGGAAATTGCACTAGGTAAAAAATTAAAGGAATTAGGTTATAAAGGCGGTTTATGGCCTAAAGCTCCATACACGGTTGTGAAAGCTCCTGTATTTTCCATGGAAAAATTGACAGATACTGAGGTTTCATTAGGACCTGAAATGAAATCAACAGGAGAAATTATGGGTATAGATTTAAGTTATGAAGGAGCTCTTTACAAAGCTTTAGAAGGAGCCGGTCTTAAAATACCTAAAAAAGGCAAGATTCTTCTTTCAATAGCGGAAAGAGATTTTCAAGAAGCAGTATCTTTAGTTGAAAAATTGCAGAGCTTAGGGTATGAAATATATGCAACATACAGGACAGGTAAGTATTTAAGTTTGATGGGTATTCATGTAAATATTATGGTTCTTGATAATGCAATAAAGTTGTTGAAAGACGGATATTTTGACACTGTAGTAAATACACCGACAAAAGGCAAAAAACCTGATAATATAGGATTTAAGTTAAGAAGAACTGCAGTGGAATACAGAATTCCTCTCTTTACATCTATAGATACTATAAAGGCGGCATTAAATGCTGTAGCAAAAGTAAATGTGAGTGGTTTGTCTATTTTATCTATAAACGAATATGAAGAAATACAAAAGGATAATGTTAAAAATTTGGTTTTGTGA
- a CDS encoding acetylornithine transaminase has product MITSEDKKYLMNTYSRYPITLVEGKGTKVWDDKGNVYLDFVAGIAVNSLGHCHPALVDAIKNQSEKLIHCSNLYWNENQIQLAKIIAENSFGDRVFFANSGAEANEGAIKLARKYASLKYGDKRYKVISAKNSFHGRTFGALTATGQEKYHKGFGPLLSGFKYVPFNDIDALYEAIDDEVCAIMLEVVQGEGGIHEATPEYIKAAREICDENDILFIIDEVQTGIGRTGKLFGYEHYGITPDIMTLAKGLGGGFPIGAIVAKEDKAVFQPGDHASTFGGSPLACAAGIAVMNEITKEGFLDSVAQKGEYFRRKLKNLKEKYSVIKEVRGKGLMIGCEMDMEEAPDIVTKAMEKGLLINCISHNVLRFVPPLTVTEEEIDTALIILEDVLCEMGF; this is encoded by the coding sequence ATGATAACCTCTGAGGATAAGAAATATCTAATGAATACTTACAGCAGATACCCTATTACCCTGGTAGAGGGAAAAGGGACAAAAGTGTGGGATGACAAAGGGAATGTTTATCTCGATTTTGTTGCAGGCATTGCAGTAAATTCACTGGGGCATTGTCATCCGGCATTAGTTGATGCTATAAAGAACCAATCCGAAAAACTTATACACTGTTCTAATCTTTATTGGAATGAGAATCAGATACAACTTGCAAAGATAATTGCGGAAAACTCCTTTGGAGATAGAGTATTTTTTGCAAACAGCGGTGCAGAAGCAAATGAAGGCGCCATAAAACTTGCCAGAAAATATGCCTCATTAAAATACGGTGATAAAAGGTATAAAGTTATATCTGCCAAAAATTCTTTTCACGGTAGAACTTTTGGGGCACTTACTGCGACAGGTCAAGAGAAATATCACAAAGGTTTTGGCCCACTTCTTTCTGGTTTTAAATATGTACCTTTTAATGATATTGACGCTCTTTATGAAGCAATTGATGATGAAGTGTGTGCAATTATGCTGGAAGTAGTGCAAGGCGAAGGTGGTATCCATGAAGCTACACCGGAGTATATAAAGGCAGCAAGAGAAATATGTGATGAAAATGACATTCTCTTTATAATAGACGAAGTTCAGACAGGTATAGGAAGGACGGGAAAACTTTTTGGATATGAACATTACGGCATAACTCCTGACATTATGACTTTAGCAAAGGGATTGGGAGGAGGCTTCCCAATAGGAGCTATTGTCGCAAAAGAGGATAAAGCTGTTTTTCAACCGGGAGACCATGCCTCCACATTTGGCGGGAGTCCTTTAGCTTGCGCCGCAGGAATTGCAGTGATGAATGAAATAACAAAGGAAGGCTTTTTAGATAGTGTAGCTCAAAAAGGCGAGTATTTTAGGAGAAAACTTAAAAATTTAAAGGAGAAATACAGTGTCATAAAAGAAGTGAGAGGAAAAGGCCTTATGATAGGCTGCGAAATGGATATGGAAGAGGCGCCGGATATTGTGACAAAGGCAATGGAAAAAGGCTTACTTATAAATTGTATCAGCCACAATGTTTTAAGATTTGTTCCTCCTCTTACTGTGACAGAAGAGGAAATAGATACGGCGTTAATAATACTGGAGGATGTACTTTGTGAAATGGGGTTTTAG
- the argJ gene encoding bifunctional glutamate N-acetyltransferase/amino-acid acetyltransferase ArgJ translates to MEEFDVLEGSIELPKGFLASGIFAGIKKSKKDVALIYSEKVANAAAVFTTNKVKAAPVLLDMKNIEKREAQAIIINSGNANACTGEKGFKDAVNMARKVSQLLKIDEENVLVCSTGVIGVPLPMEKVLKGIEAAAENLSIEGGYQAAEAIMTTDTFLKGVTAKFVIEGKIVTMTGFAKGSGMIHPNMATMLSFILTDANITKVALNKAFKETVDKTYNMISVDGDMSTNDTAIILANGEAQNKTIEEGTHEFDMFYKALEYVNKTLAKLIVKDGEGATKFMEVNVINAKTEKDARLAAKSIVNSNLVKTAIFGEDANWGRILAAVGYSGADFDVSRVDIYLKSVKGEVKVCENGGYIFFDEALAKEILEENEIIVTVDMKAGEYSATSWGCDLSYDYVKINGSYRT, encoded by the coding sequence ATGGAAGAGTTTGATGTTTTAGAAGGAAGCATCGAACTGCCGAAGGGCTTTTTGGCTTCGGGAATTTTTGCAGGGATTAAAAAAAGCAAAAAAGATGTTGCACTTATATATTCTGAAAAAGTGGCAAATGCAGCAGCAGTATTTACAACGAATAAGGTTAAAGCGGCGCCAGTCCTTCTTGATATGAAAAATATAGAAAAAAGAGAGGCACAGGCGATTATTATAAACAGTGGTAATGCCAATGCATGCACAGGAGAAAAAGGATTCAAGGACGCAGTTAACATGGCAAGGAAAGTGTCACAACTTCTTAAAATAGATGAAGAAAATGTGCTGGTATGTTCTACAGGAGTTATTGGAGTACCTCTTCCTATGGAAAAAGTTTTAAAAGGGATTGAGGCTGCGGCAGAAAATCTTTCAATAGAGGGTGGGTACCAGGCGGCTGAAGCTATAATGACAACAGATACCTTTTTAAAAGGTGTGACAGCCAAGTTTGTAATAGAAGGTAAAATTGTTACAATGACAGGATTTGCGAAAGGGTCAGGTATGATACATCCAAATATGGCCACAATGCTTTCTTTTATACTTACAGATGCTAATATAACTAAGGTTGCATTAAATAAAGCTTTTAAAGAAACTGTAGACAAAACTTATAACATGATTTCTGTTGATGGAGATATGAGCACAAATGATACAGCGATAATACTTGCAAATGGGGAAGCGCAAAACAAAACAATAGAAGAAGGGACTCATGAATTTGATATGTTTTATAAAGCCTTAGAGTATGTGAATAAAACTCTTGCAAAACTTATTGTGAAGGATGGGGAAGGAGCAACTAAATTCATGGAAGTAAATGTAATAAATGCAAAAACTGAAAAAGATGCAAGATTAGCTGCAAAGTCTATCGTAAACTCAAATCTTGTAAAGACAGCTATATTCGGTGAAGATGCCAACTGGGGAAGGATTCTCGCGGCAGTGGGGTATTCAGGGGCAGATTTTGACGTAAGTAGAGTTGACATATATTTAAAAAGCGTGAAGGGAGAGGTTAAAGTTTGTGAAAACGGCGGATACATCTTTTTTGATGAGGCTTTAGCCAAAGAAATTTTGGAAGAGAATGAGATTATTGTAACCGTAGATATGAAGGCCGGGGAATATAGTGCGACTTCGTGGGGGTGCGACTTAAGTTATGATTATGTAAAAATTAACGGGAGTTATAGAACATGA
- the argC gene encoding N-acetyl-gamma-glutamyl-phosphate reductase encodes MVRVGIFGATGYTGVELIRILSKHEKVEIKYLSSQSYNTKAISDVYSSLIGFCDKVLEEVDFQKGMSECDVIFTALPSGHASKIAREAVKKGVKVIDLGADFRFDEYSVYKEWYGGDYENYEGIKRVYGLPEVYREKIKEAQVVGNPGCYPTSVILGLMPLLKNGIIEGNVIVDSKSGVSGAGHNPSHNNMYAECNENIKAYNVAKHRHIPEMEQELSKASGEKVSVVFTPHLAPMTRGILSTMYCKLKKEVNIDTVYDIYADFYKNEYFVKVLKPGNYPATKNVYGSNFCHIGFEVDKHANTLIVMSVIDNLVKGASGQAVQNMNIIFGIEEKTGLDMIAVYP; translated from the coding sequence ATGGTGAGGGTAGGAATATTTGGGGCAACGGGTTATACGGGGGTCGAACTTATAAGAATACTTTCAAAGCATGAAAAAGTAGAGATAAAATATCTTTCTTCTCAAAGTTATAATACCAAAGCAATTTCAGATGTTTATTCATCCCTTATTGGTTTTTGCGACAAAGTGTTGGAAGAGGTAGACTTCCAAAAGGGAATGTCAGAGTGCGATGTCATATTTACGGCTTTGCCTTCAGGTCATGCTTCAAAAATTGCCAGAGAAGCTGTAAAAAAAGGAGTAAAGGTGATTGACTTAGGAGCTGACTTTAGATTTGATGAGTATTCCGTCTACAAAGAATGGTATGGTGGAGATTATGAAAATTATGAAGGTATTAAAAGGGTATATGGTCTTCCGGAAGTTTACAGAGAAAAAATAAAAGAGGCTCAAGTTGTAGGAAATCCTGGATGTTACCCTACAAGTGTTATTTTGGGACTTATGCCTCTTTTGAAAAATGGCATAATAGAGGGGAATGTAATTGTTGATTCAAAGTCAGGTGTATCAGGGGCAGGTCACAATCCCTCACATAACAATATGTATGCAGAATGCAATGAAAACATAAAAGCGTATAATGTTGCAAAGCATAGACATATCCCAGAGATGGAGCAAGAGCTTTCAAAAGCTTCCGGAGAAAAAGTGTCAGTTGTGTTTACTCCCCACCTTGCGCCAATGACAAGAGGAATTTTAAGTACTATGTATTGTAAATTAAAAAAAGAGGTTAATATAGACACTGTTTATGACATTTATGCTGATTTTTATAAAAATGAATATTTTGTAAAAGTGTTGAAACCAGGCAATTACCCAGCAACAAAAAATGTTTATGGGTCGAATTTTTGTCACATAGGGTTTGAAGTTGATAAACACGCCAATACCCTTATAGTGATGTCTGTGATTGACAATCTCGTCAAAGGTGCGTCGGGGCAGGCAGTGCAAAATATGAATATCATTTTTGGAATAGAGGAAAAAACTGGGCTTGATATGATTGCTGTATATCCATAA
- the argB gene encoding acetylglutamate kinase has translation MIRKQKYGDEIAKAHVLIEALPYIKKFSGKTVVIKYGGSAMLDCNLKRMVMQDIVLMKFVGLNPVVVHGGGPEINNMLKRLGIESKFVKGLRVTDEVTMEVVEMVLVGRINKEIVSLINELGGQAIGVSGKDGRLLKAEKDTSNGDIGYVGKIVDVNIDVITMMLEKGYIPVIAPTSFGDDGKTYNVNADTAAGKIAEALKAEKLILLTDVEGILSNINDKSSLISRMDLEHAKEFMNSGRINGGMIPKLECCIKAVENGVKRAHIIDGRLTHSLLLEIFTDEGIGTMIGKECFDDDNL, from the coding sequence ATGATTAGAAAGCAAAAATATGGTGACGAAATCGCAAAAGCCCATGTTTTAATAGAAGCACTCCCTTATATTAAAAAGTTCTCCGGCAAGACAGTTGTAATAAAATACGGTGGAAGTGCAATGTTAGACTGCAATTTAAAAAGAATGGTAATGCAGGACATTGTATTGATGAAATTTGTAGGATTAAACCCCGTAGTTGTACATGGCGGTGGACCAGAAATAAATAACATGCTAAAAAGATTAGGCATAGAGTCAAAGTTTGTGAAGGGACTGCGGGTTACTGACGAGGTAACTATGGAAGTTGTTGAAATGGTACTAGTGGGGCGCATTAATAAGGAAATTGTATCCTTGATCAATGAACTAGGGGGCCAGGCGATTGGCGTAAGCGGGAAAGATGGGAGACTTTTAAAGGCGGAAAAAGATACCTCAAACGGCGACATAGGATACGTAGGAAAAATTGTAGATGTAAACATAGATGTAATAACGATGATGCTGGAAAAAGGCTATATACCTGTTATTGCACCGACATCTTTCGGAGATGACGGCAAAACATACAATGTAAATGCGGATACTGCAGCAGGAAAAATCGCAGAAGCATTAAAGGCTGAAAAACTAATTTTACTTACAGATGTCGAAGGAATTCTATCAAATATAAATGATAAAAGTAGCCTAATATCCCGAATGGACTTAGAGCATGCAAAAGAATTTATGAATTCGGGACGCATAAACGGTGGAATGATACCAAAACTTGAATGTTGCATAAAAGCTGTTGAAAATGGCGTGAAAAGAGCTCACATCATTGACGGAAGGCTTACACATTCATTGCTTCTTGAAATTTTTACTGATGAAGGAATAGGTACTATGATAGGAAAGGAATGTTTTGACGATGATAACCTCTGA
- the carA gene encoding glutamine-hydrolyzing carbamoyl-phosphate synthase small subunit, translated as MKGYLKLEDGSIFEGKLISKNKKGYGEVVFTTGMTGYQEAITDPSYAGQIVVMTYPLIGNYGINKYDFQSEKPYIRGFVIREYCDKPSNFQSEKSLLSYLDEHNIPVLSGVDTRALTKKLRENGTMRGIITCNPDDDIEFDQTNLLEEVSTKRLYRIAGIGPKLAFIDLGTKKSILKMLNSVGFDIYVFPYNASYDDVMQINPDAIFLSNGPGDPKDAVYAIELTKHFMGIKPVLGICLGHQIIALALGCNTVKMKFGHRGANQPVKDLLTNKDYITSQNHGYAVEEESIDKNKITVTHINLNDGTVEGIMHKFLPVFSVQYHPEACPGPRDSTDIFDKFMDIVMVYKRRSYFAEV; from the coding sequence ATGAAAGGTTATTTAAAACTTGAGGATGGAAGCATATTTGAAGGCAAGTTAATAAGCAAAAACAAAAAAGGATATGGAGAAGTTGTTTTTACCACAGGGATGACAGGCTATCAAGAAGCCATAACAGATCCTTCCTATGCAGGCCAAATAGTTGTCATGACATATCCTTTAATAGGAAATTATGGTATTAACAAATACGACTTTCAATCAGAAAAGCCTTATATAAGGGGGTTTGTGATACGGGAATATTGTGATAAGCCTAGTAATTTCCAGAGTGAGAAGTCGCTTTTGAGCTATCTTGATGAGCACAACATACCGGTATTATCAGGTGTTGATACAAGGGCTTTGACAAAAAAGCTTAGAGAAAATGGAACTATGAGAGGAATTATAACTTGTAACCCTGACGACGACATAGAATTTGACCAAACAAATCTTTTAGAAGAAGTTTCTACAAAAAGGTTATACCGTATAGCGGGTATTGGTCCAAAACTTGCCTTTATTGACCTTGGCACAAAAAAGAGCATTTTAAAAATGCTAAATTCAGTTGGATTTGACATTTATGTGTTTCCTTACAATGCAAGTTATGATGATGTTATGCAAATAAATCCCGATGCAATATTTCTTTCAAATGGACCGGGTGACCCTAAAGATGCAGTTTATGCAATAGAACTTACTAAACACTTTATGGGTATAAAACCTGTGCTTGGAATATGCTTAGGGCATCAAATAATAGCCCTTGCTCTTGGATGCAATACAGTAAAGATGAAATTTGGCCACAGAGGTGCAAATCAACCTGTTAAGGATTTACTAACAAATAAAGACTATATAACTTCTCAAAACCACGGATACGCTGTTGAAGAGGAGTCAATAGATAAAAACAAGATAACTGTAACCCATATAAACTTAAACGATGGAACAGTAGAAGGCATTATGCATAAGTTTCTGCCAGTTTTTTCTGTGCAGTATCATCCTGAGGCATGTCCTGGACCCCGTGATTCAACAGATATTTTTGATAAATTCATGGATATAGTCATGGTTTACAAAAGGAGGTCTTATTTTGCCGAAGTATAA
- a CDS encoding NADP-dependent isopropanol dehydrogenase, with protein MKGFAMLSIGKVGWIEVEKPNPGPFDAIVRPLAVAPCTSDVHTVFEGAIGERHNMILGHEAVGEVVEVGSEVKDFKPGDRVVVPAITPDWRTSEVQRGYHQHSGGMLAGWKFSNIKDGVFGEFFHVNDADMNLAHLPKEIPLEAAVMIPDMMTTGFHGAELAEIELGATVAVLGIGPVGLMAVAGAKLRGAGRIIAVGSRPVCVDAAKYYGATDIVNYKNGPIESQIMDLTEGKGVDAAIIAGGNADIMATAVKIVKPGGTIANVNYFGEGDVLPVPRLEWGCGMAHKAIKGGLCPGGRLRMERLIDLVFYKRVDPSKLVTHVFQGFDNIEKALMLMKDKPKDLIKPVVILA; from the coding sequence ATGAAAGGTTTTGCAATGCTCAGTATCGGTAAGGTTGGCTGGATTGAGGTAGAAAAGCCTAATCCAGGGCCCTTTGACGCTATCGTAAGACCCCTAGCTGTGGCCCCCTGCACTTCGGACGTTCATACCGTTTTTGAAGGTGCTATTGGCGAAAGACATAACATGATACTCGGTCACGAAGCTGTAGGTGAAGTAGTTGAAGTAGGTAGTGAGGTAAAAGATTTTAAACCTGGTGATCGCGTTGTTGTACCAGCTATTACCCCTGATTGGCGAACCTCTGAAGTACAAAGAGGATATCACCAACACTCTGGTGGAATGCTGGCAGGCTGGAAATTTTCGAATATAAAAGATGGTGTTTTTGGTGAATTTTTTCATGTGAACGATGCTGATATGAATTTAGCACATCTGCCTAAGGAAATTCCATTGGAAGCTGCAGTTATGATTCCCGATATGATGACTACTGGCTTTCACGGAGCCGAACTGGCAGAAATAGAATTAGGTGCAACGGTAGCGGTTTTGGGTATTGGTCCAGTAGGTCTTATGGCAGTCGCTGGTGCCAAATTGCGGGGTGCTGGAAGAATTATTGCAGTAGGCAGTAGACCTGTTTGTGTAGATGCTGCAAAATACTATGGAGCTACTGATATTGTAAACTATAAAAATGGTCCTATCGAAAGCCAGATTATGGATTTAACGGAAGGCAAAGGTGTTGATGCTGCCATCATCGCTGGAGGAAATGCTGACATTATGGCTACAGCAGTTAAGATTGTTAAACCAGGCGGCACCATCGCTAATGTAAATTATTTTGGCGAAGGAGATGTTCTGCCTGTTCCTCGTCTTGAATGGGGTTGCGGCATGGCTCATAAAGCTATAAAAGGCGGTTTATGCCCTGGTGGACGTCTAAGAATGGAAAGACTGATTGACCTTGTTTTTTATAAGCGTGTCGATCCTTCCAAACTCGTCACTCATGTTTTTCAAGGATTTGATAATATTGAAAAAGCTCTAATGCTGATGAAAGATAAACCAAAAGACCTAATCAAACCTGTTGTAATATTAGCATAA
- a CDS encoding IS30 family transposase: protein MVHNNCTTKKRSFKHLSSYERGEIYALLKEGRSIRYIAKKLNRSPSTISREIKRGTTTQLRSDLSSYTSYFPETGQAVYEKNRSNCGAKFKAAKAEDFLKYAENKILNEKWSPDAVVGYCKKDPSWNNKTIVCTKTLYNYIDRGLLKVKNIDLPLKLRLKPRKKQNRKNKRIMGKSIDFRPKEVESREVFGHWEIDTLIGKKSNDKVLLTLIERKTRHEIILLLDTKDSKSVKDALSKLKDMFGDNLSKVFKTITSDNGTEFSDLESALLEYGVEVYYTHPYSSWERGTNERHNGLIRRFIPKGKSIRDLSIDTIKRVENWLNNLPRKLLNYKTPKECFYEELAKIC, encoded by the coding sequence ATGGTTCATAATAATTGTACCACAAAAAAGCGTTCTTTTAAACATTTAAGTAGCTATGAACGAGGAGAAATCTATGCATTACTCAAGGAAGGAAGGAGCATTCGGTATATTGCTAAAAAACTTAATCGATCTCCAAGTACTATAAGCCGTGAAATTAAACGTGGAACTACTACACAACTTAGAAGTGATTTGTCTTCTTATACAAGCTATTTTCCTGAAACTGGTCAGGCTGTCTACGAAAAAAATCGTTCAAATTGTGGAGCTAAATTTAAAGCAGCTAAAGCAGAAGATTTTTTGAAATATGCTGAAAATAAAATATTAAATGAAAAATGGTCACCAGACGCAGTTGTAGGTTATTGTAAGAAGGACCCAAGTTGGAATAATAAAACCATTGTTTGTACTAAAACACTCTACAACTATATAGATAGAGGATTATTAAAAGTTAAAAACATTGATTTACCTTTAAAACTACGCTTAAAACCAAGGAAGAAACAAAACCGTAAAAATAAACGTATTATGGGTAAAAGTATTGATTTTAGGCCTAAAGAAGTTGAAAGCCGCGAAGTTTTTGGACATTGGGAAATAGATACGTTAATTGGCAAGAAGTCTAATGACAAGGTCCTTTTAACATTAATAGAGCGTAAGACTCGCCATGAAATAATATTACTATTGGATACAAAAGACAGTAAATCTGTTAAAGATGCACTATCAAAATTAAAAGATATGTTTGGTGACAATTTAAGCAAGGTCTTTAAAACAATAACATCTGATAATGGTACAGAGTTTAGTGATTTAGAAAGTGCTCTTTTAGAATATGGCGTAGAAGTATATTATACACATCCATATTCATCTTGGGAAAGAGGTACAAATGAACGACATAATGGTCTTATACGACGTTTTATCCCTAAAGGAAAAAGTATTAGAGATTTATCTATAGATACGATAAAGAGAGTAGAAAATTGGCTTAATAACCTTCCACGAAAATTGTTAAATTATAAAACACCTAAAGAATGCTTTTATGAGGAACTGGCAAAAATTTGTTAA